The sequence CAGATggcatttttttgaaaatgtgataGGGCTTATAGGGTCACCACAGATGTATAACTCAATTTAAACTGTGAAACTGTGTCCTGGGATCAAACTAGGATACAGAAATCGTTCActctttttatcatttgttttttagaGTTCACAAACTTATGAAGTGGCTAAGTGGCAAAAATTACTACGTCTAAATCCAAATCCTGCCCATAAACAAAAGTGGGTCATCTTCAATGTTTCCCCAAcaccccaaaaccaaatcacagacacattatcaaaatacaacatttccccaaaattttttacatttcaacAACAACAGAGAAATGTAAAATGTTGACAGCTGTTGATGGTTATTTTGGTTATAAGATTAGGTTGTataatttggtttcaaaatTCATAAGATTTGTTACTGTTATAGCTATTAAATATAACGTCAATGTTGCaggattacattttattttgtttgattttcttttcttttttgtgtgggggtggggggctGTAACTAAGAAGTATTCTGCCATcattcaaacttttattttctagcATTGTGTATAAGGATTGATTGCATGTGTTTATTTCCCTAGCCTGCATTTATGTTATGGAGATTCTTTTTACAGCGGATTCCAGATAAGTTCGTGCAGAAATTTGGAGTGGACCTGTCAGATATGGCCTTTCTCACTATTCCAAATGGTAGAAAATGGAAAGTCAAGTTGACACAACATGCTGGGGGGGTTTGGTTTCAAAATGGTTGGTCCGAATTTGCAAGCTCTCATGGTGTAGCCGTGGGGCACTTGCTGGTTTtcaaatatgaaggaaattcacAGTTTGATGTACTCATATTTGATGCCACTGCAACAGAAATAGACTATACTTTAGACGACGAACTCCAAGTTCATAGGATCGAAGATGATGAGAGTGATGACAGCTCTGTTGAAATCATCAAACACTTTTATAGGGGAGAGGGTTCAGGTTTGAATGTTACATTTTTGTAAGCAACTGGTTGATTTGTTTAGCTTCTGCTCTATTAATTTTATGTGCATGACTTCgtattttcaacttctttcagGATCAGCCCATCCTAAGAAAGACGGTGGTGTAGCTAAAAATCTTGTTATAGCCAATGCTTTTAAATCAGAAAATCCCCTTTTCACTGTTATCATGCGTCCATCCTACGTTAATGGCAAGGATCGTGCGGTAAGCTTTTAGCTTCActaaaatgtaatatttttgtaatttagaaaTGCAACTCCCATTAACTATCATTTTTCATAGATCAATTAGAAAGATTGTCACACTAGATACTTGTGGCTGGACATTTTGTTGGTaatgattttttcttatttgtgtttttaggtGAAAAGATGTAGATCAATTAGATACTTGTTGCTGgaatatatttgttaaatatctATTATTGTTCCTTGTACAGAGTTTACCCCAAGACATTATCAACTACTTACCAAGAGACGGGTTTACCAAGGACTACACCAAAGCAAGTATACTCCCTGTCAAGCTCCAGATTGTGGACCGATTATGGCCTGTGAAGCTATACATTTATGAACGAAGTGGGGGTTCATCATGTGTCGTATCAGCTGGTTGGTCTGCATTTGTGAGGGAAAATAGTTTGCAAGTAGGAGATGTTTGCGTATTTGAGCTGATTATGAGGGACGGTGTTGTGTTAAACGTCCACATTTTCAAGTGCCAAGACTAAGTGGTTAGGGTGGATGCAAAGTGATGATAATATTATGTGATGTTTAGAGTGTGTTTACTTTGCAACTTTACTATTCATCCCTATTTTGTTCATCCCAGTTTGCAACTTTATTGATTGGGTACTTTTGTGATGTTTAGAGTTTCActcttggaaaatttttaattactatgatgaactttcatatgtattttaaaatgaatgtgATGCTGTATTTTTTTCTGCgcttttgtttggattttggcctttttgcatgtcattcaattatattacattGAATGGCGActcttggattttattttaggggggTCAACATTGTTATTGCTATAGGATTTTGTTCTTTTCAGATGACATTGTTGTATGTTTTGTATATATTGTAACACTTTAATACAATAACACCATGTGCAATAATTTTTAGtcattatttttgatgtttgcaaatttagatgtttaaaaaataagtgagaagTTAATCCATCAATTGTGTCAATCAATATAATGTGGCAAATTGAAAAGCTTGAtagctaaattttcaaaatttcacttgGTAGCAATTTTTCAAATGTTATAGATGAAGTTGGAACTTCTTGTAAACTGCAAGGACTAAAATAGGTACTGTTTTATTCAATGAACTTGATGAATCGTTgctcaaagaaaaatatcattgttTCCTGAAAAATCTTTGTATCTTACAAATGAATAACACAAAATACTGGTGAAATATGTACCAATACGCTATTTGCAGCCAAATTTTCCACGGCTCCTTTGCCAGCTAAAAAACCACGAACAAGAGGACTGTATGGAACTATTCCAATGCCAAGCTCCCTGCATgtacaaaaacattaaaattcgAGAGAGCATACTCATGCTTCTggataagataattaaattatattgaaatcaaatctacacaaaataaatgatattttttttttttgttgcagtaGTCCTTCAAAAGAACAGTAGTGTTGCAAACGCAAGGATGAATAtaaggggaaaataaaaaaggagagagatttAGGATACACGGAAGCAttcaaaacaccaaaatttatagaaaaacaTCATCTTTGAACTAAACAAACCTGCAAACAACATCTGTCAGACTCCTATCATAACTGCTGCCATTAACTGCTTATGAAAGTGGGTCATCCACACGGCAGAAATGCAAGTAATTCTATCATTGTCATAAGGAATCATGAGTCTGGATTATTTCTAAATCCATTTTCTCAagaaattttcatgaaaaagaaattttcatgaAAACTGTGAAACttacattttattgaaaatcaTACCactaaaaaagaagtaaataaaaaatattaaataaaaaggctCCGCATGATTTTTGGAACAACTTAGAAGACTACTTGTTATTGTCAATTAATGTTGAGAAATGATTACACCTAACAAGAAGATTAAGGGAAACCAGTGAAAATAACTCAAGTTTTACAAAATTGAGTAACTCTGCAAATAACTGGCTTTATGATGTATCCATTTATATGCAAGCCATTACACACAGAAATTGCATTCTTGAGATATTCTACTgcaaataactcgattttatcgGAGTTCGGTTTTGTGCGAGGTAGCCATATACTGTtggattcctcttggactgcatctggaccagtccaaatatATGGGCTGGGTGGGTGCATGTGTACAACGTAACTCGATTTTTCAAATCTCGAGGAATTTGAATTCTTGAGAGTGTCCACTGCACAGAACTCGATTCAAGTAGAATTGAGTATTGTGGCAGGCCTACCTTTAAACTTCGATTCGTCTTGGACTGcatctggaccagtccaaatatcTAGGGGCCCAGAAAAATAAATCGAGTTATGTATAATCGAGTTATTTGAAATTAACTCGCTGTTTGCAACATCGAGTTATGAGAAAGCCGTTCCACCATTAACTGGATTCTTGTTATTTGTGctacacataactcgatttacGGACAGTCGGTTTATGTGTAAGCCCTTGTGCTGAAAATTtgattgcatgtaactcgatttccagaaaatcgagttatatggaCATTACAATCTATTACCCATTTTTATTAACTCTTCCCCAGTTCTGCAGAACTTGCAGCTGTCCGAAATTACATCTTCGATTGCTCTCGCTTCATCCGGCTAGAACCCACAATTTCCCGCGTAAATTCGTCGAGGATTTTACATAGTAAGACTCTTTTAACGGTTGCTGTCTTTGAAATTACACATTGTTGGTGcattattctcaaattttgcattttgatgcTTCACACTTCTATGTCTATGTCTATGAAGattgtgatgaaattgggtgtttGCCTAGTCAAATGCATTGTTGTTAGTAAGGTTGCCTATGTCATAGGTTGTCTTCCTTCCACAAAATGAACTTGCCAGTGGCTCCATATGTGTGTGGTATAGATATATGCTGGTTGTATGTCTAAACTGTACATTgtgcaatttattttctgttttttgtagAAGCTGGTGAAACTTACTACATGTAGCTACGATGGTATGATATATGTCAGTTCCTAAATCCACTTGTATGTTTCCTATATGATAAGACTTCTGTTATATACTCTAGGTCTCTAACTTCAAATTATTGACTCGGACCAAAATGCATTACAATTATTGCACCAACTAAACAACCCGTGAATAAgaatattgttttttcattgtGTTGTTGTAAACTGCTCTAGACATTATATTGTGTGCATGATTTTCTACACATGGTAGCTGGTtactcttcaatttttgttctctGCTTCAAACTTCATTTTGGTTCTGTTTTTGTGTGAGCTGATCGTGTTTGCACTACTGACCATCGATTAGTTATGGGTCCGAAGAGGACTAAGAGGGGAAAATGCAAAGCTGCATCCGAACCTGAAGTGGTGTTTAATCAATTAAGGTTCCTCACGCCAGAAAATGAGCAAACCTTTGAAACCTTGATTAAGCGTAGGCGTATTTGGGGAGAAAGGCAAATCAATTTACAGGAACTGCATCCTTTTGTTCGTGAGAATCTACAGTCTAGGCATTGGCTGTCCCTATGTACAAACATACAACCCCCTCCAGCTGACTTGATTAGAGAATTCTATTCAAATCTATCGGTGCATGAGGATCTTGGTGGTCACAAGGTGGCATCGTCCATACGTGGTGTACCGTTTACAATAACTAAGGAGTACGTATCTAAAGCCCTTGATGTACCTATAATTTGTACACCTACTTATCCAAACTCTATGTCTCCTCGTATTGATGATGTTATGGATGTTCTTTGTGGACGATCAAACAATCGGGATTCTGGCCGAAGTATTAGCTCAAGTGAGTTGACTGAGCTTAATTATATCTTCTTTAGGATAgcttgtcacaacattttccctATCTCTCATATTCATACAATCCCTGTAGACAGGTGTATCTTGCTTTACGCCCTCGTCACCAATAgttccatttgttttccttcccttttcatCGAAACCATTGTCAAGGTGCGTAGGAGCAAGTATAAGAGGCATGCTTTGTTTTTCCCAGTTCTCATCCATAGGGTCCtcaaatatttaggattaaagaaCTTTCCTTCCCACGAGTTGGTTCACATCCAAGCCCCTATAAGAGCCAAATTTCTGAAACAGCGAACTGCCCAAAAGAAGGTTGTCGACCTCAGTGTTGGTCCATCCAACAGACCACGAGTACGGTCTACTACTGGAGATGTTCAAGATGAGGACATGCATGGGGATCCCACATCTGTTGTNNNNNNNNNNNNNNNNNNNNNNNNNNNNNNNNNNNNNNNNNNNNNNNNNNNNNNNNNNNNNNNNNNNNNNNNNNNNNNNNNNNNNNNNNNNNNNNNNNNNNNNNNNNNNNNNNNNNNNNNNNNNNNNNNNNNNNNNNNNNNNNNNNNNNNNNNNNNNNNNNNNNNNNNNNNNNNNNNNNNNNNNNNNNNNNNNNNNNNNNNNNNNNNNNNNNNNNNNNNNNNNNNNNNNNNNNNNNNNNNNNNNNNNNNNNNNNNNNNNNNNNNNNNNNNNNNNNNNNNNNNNNNNNNNNNNNNNNNNNNNNNNNNNNNNNNNNNNNNNNNNNNNNNNNNNNNNNNNNNNNNNNNNNNNNNNNNNNNNNNNNNNNNNNNNNNNNNNNNNNNNNNNNNNNNNNNNNNNNNNNNNNNNNNNNNNNNNNNNNNNNNNNNNNNNNNNNNNNNNNNNNNNNNNNNNNNNNNNNNNNNNNNNNNNNNNNNNNNNNNNNNNNNNNNNNNNNNNNNNNNNNNNNNNNNNNNNNNNNNNNNNNNNNNNNNNNNNNNNNNNNNNNNNNNNNNNNNNNNNNNNNNNNNNNNNNNNNNNNNNNNNNNNNNNNNNNNNNNNNNNNNNNNNNNNNNNNNNNNNNNNNNNNNNNNNNNNNNNNNNNNNNNNNNNNNNNNNNNNNNNNNNNNNNNNNNNNNNNNNNNNNNNNNNNNNNNNNNNNNNNNNNNNNNNNNNNNNNNNNNNNNNNNNNNNNNNNNNNNNNNNNNNNNNNNNNNNNNNNNNNNNNNNNNNNNNNNNNNNNNNNNNNNNNNNNNNNNNNNNNNNNNNNNNNNNNNNNNNNNNNNNNNNNNNNNNNNNNNNNNNNNNNNNNNNNNNNNNNNNNNNNNNNNNNNNNNNNNNNNNNNNNNNNNNNNNNNNNNNNNNNNNNNNNNNNNNNNNNNNNNNNNNNNNNNNNNNNNNNNNNNNNNNNNNNNNNNNNNNNNNNNNNNNNNNNNNNNNNNNNNNNNNNNNNNNNNNNNNNNNAACCAAACACAATTAAACAGATATAACAGTGACCTTAAGCCACTAACATCAAAGTTCTAAGAGCAAAGTGGTGCTTTCAACCTGTAAATTATTATGGCACGCGTTTGTTTGAGAGCTTAGTTTCAGGGTTGAACATGGTTTTACCTATGTGCAATCTCTTCTAACCAACAGTCACGAATTATGGGAAGAGCGTTTTAccatccttgaaaatgaccaacgaTAATAAACACCTTGATGTTTAAGATTTTGTAAAGGTAAAGTCCACAATTAAACAGATATAACCAGGAGCTCAAGCCACCACCAACATCTACGGTATAACAGATGTGGTATTCAGACCAAATTGGGCCTCGCTTCAAACCGACAAGTCTTTGACCACGATGTTTGATCGAATAGTCGAGTAAGTAGGTATTCCCTCAAATGCAGTCCCACATCAATTGGCTACGATTACAAGAGAAATTTCAGTGTTTCAGCCTGTGGCGCTACGTAATTTGTAAGAGTGATGGTTCTGAGACCAAAGTGATGCTTTTAACCTGTAAATGTTTAATGACCAAAGATAATGAACACCGTCATATTTACACACCATGATGTTTACAGAcattcaaaatgaccaaatcaCAGAAAACACTGTGatcttcataatttattttgtgaaagaccaaacataattaataaattaatattgcgAACTTGCTGGTGAAAGACAAAACACAATTAATATAGCGAAGTTTG is a genomic window of Quercus lobata isolate SW786 chromosome 2, ValleyOak3.0 Primary Assembly, whole genome shotgun sequence containing:
- the LOC115967221 gene encoding B3 domain-containing protein At4g01580-like — protein: MASQWQRDNDDGPADRSPHFFKIILPNAVQEGKLRIPDKFVQKFGVDLSDMAFLTIPNGRKWKVKLTQHAGGVWFQNGWSEFASSHGVAVGHLLVFKYEGNSQFDVLIFDATATEIDYTLDDELQVHRIEDDESDDSSVEIIKHFYRGEGSGSAHPKKDGGVAKNLVIANAFKSENPLFTVIMRPSYVNGKDRASLPQDIINYLPRDGFTKDYTKASILPVKLQIVDRLWPVKLYIYERSGGSSCVVSAGWSAFVRENSLQVGDVCVFELIMRDGVVLNVHIFKCQD